In Rhodanobacter denitrificans, a single window of DNA contains:
- a CDS encoding hemerythrin domain-containing protein — protein sequence MHRLLAEVQQLGIRKEAGRERLRQLRALIVEHLRHEDAEFYPALQRNAATQELAHTYANEMRQLSAEILGFFDTWQHGGDTLAFGRHYGRLLGLLNRRWAGEEIRLYPAYDQHCRRSDAA from the coding sequence ATGCACCGCCTGCTCGCCGAAGTTCAGCAGCTGGGCATCCGCAAGGAGGCCGGCCGAGAACGGCTGCGCCAGCTGCGCGCGCTGATCGTCGAACACCTGCGCCACGAAGACGCAGAGTTCTACCCGGCGCTGCAACGCAACGCCGCCACGCAAGAGCTGGCGCACACCTACGCCAACGAAATGCGGCAACTGTCGGCAGAGATCCTCGGCTTCTTCGACACCTGGCAGCATGGTGGCGACACCTTGGCCTTTGGACGCCACTACGGACGCCTGCTGGGCCTTCTCAACCGTCGCTGGGCTGGCGAGGAAATCCGCTTGTACCCGGCCTACGACCAGCACTGTCGGCGATCCGACGCCGCGTGA
- a CDS encoding tyrosine-type recombinase/integrase has product MDQLRLELTADQVKATRADRDHRERFDYEVHAANSARGLASDWLNWLAFCLHFDRVVLPSAFDDVADFIDILIAAGRRKATLQHHLWSITHMNWRCHCPDPMDGKNAQLWWRDRVRRKLSGEQKQAKPFGFGAVEQATAWLRDPERPRPGRRAKAKDREVVDAAQRRRDLRDAALINTAYDLMMRSAELVSAEWDRITVEPNGSGTYRFGKTKTDQEGIGLIRYLRPETVQDLAAWRAVAGPSPFVFHAVREHDADHEPRPVPDAITDAADRERVRWPPLTTQEVGVIFRRAARLAGVSVAHLSGHSTRVGGAQDMVEAGATDAEVQQAGRWKDPRMPAKYAAHPEARRAGERRFRKLQRLRPAEDPDR; this is encoded by the coding sequence GTGGACCAGCTGCGCCTGGAGCTGACCGCCGATCAGGTGAAGGCGACCCGGGCGGACCGGGATCACCGCGAGCGCTTCGACTACGAGGTCCATGCGGCCAACAGCGCGCGCGGCCTGGCCTCCGACTGGCTCAACTGGCTGGCCTTCTGCCTCCACTTCGATCGCGTGGTGCTGCCGTCGGCGTTCGACGACGTCGCCGACTTCATCGACATCCTGATCGCCGCCGGACGCCGGAAGGCCACGCTACAGCACCACCTGTGGTCGATTACCCACATGAACTGGCGCTGCCATTGCCCCGATCCAATGGACGGCAAGAACGCCCAACTGTGGTGGCGCGATCGCGTGCGGAGAAAACTCTCCGGCGAACAGAAGCAGGCCAAGCCGTTCGGCTTCGGCGCGGTCGAGCAAGCCACGGCGTGGTTACGCGATCCTGAGCGGCCGCGACCGGGCCGACGCGCGAAGGCAAAGGACCGCGAGGTGGTTGATGCCGCCCAGCGCCGCCGCGACCTGCGCGACGCCGCGCTGATCAACACCGCCTACGACCTCATGATGCGCTCGGCTGAGCTGGTGTCGGCCGAGTGGGACCGTATCACGGTGGAGCCGAACGGCAGCGGCACCTACCGCTTCGGCAAGACGAAGACCGATCAGGAGGGAATTGGCCTCATCCGCTACCTTCGCCCCGAGACCGTGCAGGACCTCGCGGCGTGGCGCGCCGTCGCTGGGCCGTCGCCGTTCGTATTCCACGCGGTGCGCGAGCACGACGCGGACCACGAGCCTCGGCCTGTACCGGATGCCATCACCGACGCCGCGGACCGCGAGCGCGTACGCTGGCCACCGCTGACCACCCAGGAAGTTGGCGTGATCTTCCGCCGCGCGGCGCGCCTGGCGGGCGTCTCCGTGGCGCACCTGAGCGGGCACTCGACGCGGGTCGGCGGTGCCCAGGACATGGTCGAGGCCGGCGCCACCGACGCCGAAGTGCAGCAGGCAGGACGGTGGAAAGACCCGCGGATGCCGGCGAAGTACGCCGCTCACCCCGAAGCACGGCGAGCCGGCGAGCGCCGCTTCCGGAAGCTGCAGCGGCTGCGGCCTGCCGAGGACCCCGATCGCTGA
- a CDS encoding DNA-binding protein: MIDQLTNGQPGARRTWTGDELLVALCAFGDTGQSVVALTGRLNASASAAPRAREQVDVERFGMVHFTPETTPAGRSVVAFPTVSGQVWLTPAALTYLPCPASPADGVFVLTVADPVTAPPGQKLPAPAYLQEADGAGQRPRWVAGGLVLAKHGSAVETGILAAPDEVWFDFPALVRWVGRTLGTPPPRTTAEGLDDPALFDTLVEALARHRATAGAARQGAKATQGDVDAIARAAIAIGLQPTVAMLTRVLGRGSASTLHPLLKSFYSRAVSEGLLPGAEAVPVHDVPPAFLTLLDQLRAAVRAEAEAALAPQRAALAEREAAAAAREAALAADQSALVKEREELATVEKERTRYVSHLEAQLAEAIRERQEARDIAAGHEALIHRLEAEAAAARMQQADVAARTAAELDQLREERAALAASERAQLQTIARLESERDSLQAARQDLADRLAQAGRDAAAEREAAERRLATAQAAAEARWQASHQQTVDALDSARLQCDTVTRKMGALQSAFDEKREALAVALAERQAAQEERERLAALLGRLTDAPTPSIASGTDEQ; the protein is encoded by the coding sequence TTGATCGACCAGCTCACCAATGGCCAGCCGGGCGCCCGACGGACCTGGACTGGCGATGAACTGCTGGTGGCGCTCTGCGCATTCGGCGACACCGGCCAATCGGTGGTGGCGCTGACAGGACGCCTAAACGCGTCCGCGTCGGCTGCTCCGCGGGCGCGGGAGCAGGTGGACGTGGAGCGCTTCGGGATGGTGCACTTCACGCCGGAGACTACGCCCGCCGGCCGATCCGTCGTGGCCTTCCCGACCGTGAGTGGGCAGGTCTGGCTTACCCCCGCCGCGCTGACCTACCTGCCGTGCCCGGCGTCGCCGGCGGACGGCGTCTTCGTGCTCACCGTTGCCGACCCCGTCACCGCACCGCCGGGTCAGAAGTTGCCCGCGCCCGCTTACCTGCAGGAGGCCGACGGCGCGGGGCAACGCCCGCGATGGGTCGCCGGCGGCCTGGTGCTGGCCAAACACGGCAGCGCGGTCGAGACCGGCATTCTCGCGGCGCCGGACGAAGTCTGGTTCGATTTCCCAGCTCTGGTGCGATGGGTCGGCCGGACCCTCGGCACACCGCCGCCGCGCACCACGGCCGAAGGCCTCGACGATCCGGCGCTCTTCGACACGCTCGTGGAGGCGCTGGCGCGCCACCGCGCCACCGCCGGCGCCGCACGCCAAGGCGCGAAGGCCACTCAGGGGGACGTTGACGCGATCGCCCGCGCCGCGATCGCGATCGGCCTGCAGCCGACCGTGGCGATGCTGACCCGTGTGCTCGGCCGCGGCTCCGCGTCGACCCTGCACCCGCTGCTCAAGTCTTTCTACAGCCGCGCCGTGTCCGAGGGCTTGCTGCCCGGGGCCGAGGCCGTGCCCGTGCACGATGTGCCCCCAGCGTTCCTGACCCTGCTCGATCAGCTGCGCGCTGCGGTCCGCGCGGAGGCCGAAGCCGCGCTCGCGCCCCAGCGCGCCGCGCTCGCTGAGCGCGAGGCCGCCGCCGCGGCCCGCGAGGCGGCCCTCGCCGCCGACCAGAGCGCCCTGGTGAAGGAACGCGAGGAGTTGGCCACCGTCGAGAAGGAACGTACTCGCTACGTCAGCCACCTCGAAGCCCAACTCGCCGAGGCCATCCGCGAGCGTCAGGAGGCGCGCGACATCGCCGCGGGCCACGAGGCGCTCATTCATCGGCTCGAGGCGGAAGCCGCCGCGGCGCGCATGCAGCAGGCCGACGTGGCGGCACGCACCGCAGCCGAACTCGACCAGCTCCGCGAGGAGCGGGCCGCGCTGGCGGCCAGCGAGCGCGCTCAGTTGCAGACGATTGCGCGTCTCGAAAGCGAACGCGACAGCCTCCAAGCCGCGCGCCAGGACCTCGCCGACCGCCTCGCCCAGGCCGGCCGCGACGCCGCCGCCGAGCGCGAGGCTGCCGAGCGCCGTCTGGCCACGGCCCAAGCGGCCGCCGAGGCGCGCTGGCAGGCCTCCCACCAGCAAACCGTCGACGCCCTCGACAGCGCTCGTTTGCAGTGCGATACGGTCACCCGCAAGATGGGTGCCCTGCAGTCCGCATTCGACGAGAAGCGGGAGGCTCTCGCGGTCGCCTTGGCGGAACGGCAGGCGGCACAAGAGGAGCGCGAGCGACTGGCCGCGCTTCTTGGCCGCTTGACGGACGCACCCACTCCCAGCATAGCGAGCGGTACCGATGAGCAGTGA